Proteins encoded within one genomic window of Rhodobacteraceae bacterium LMO-JJ12:
- a CDS encoding NifU family protein: protein MSDTGPRRRIRAQVSLRDPATMRFILDAPVQQGRAASFDAPTDEAPLARDLFTIDGVMHVQVTGETILVTRATGHDWQVLKGPIAAAIRTVLDSTDQPLGDGAATPATAKRDAELLSSITKLLDAKTNPSIASHGGHVSAESVENGTVYLRMSGGCQGCASSAVTLRQGVETMLRAALPAIREIVDVTDHASGQRPYYRGTLGQSPLFKRPVPPDVFSWEGDQVRIAPSYLAPRLGLKAEDLQAGFSRGEIVIETGPGPQPEATRVVVRSAQRAWAADIAPDGTAQEVPPPRQPSAAGRTPSLPDRVRAYLEDLSIEEVPIAYGRLARKLGMFAPGSIRKITDALEVTMREDCEAGRPFVAARVVGRGPERLPGNGFFDLADALGRGPHSGETKQACYHRLLTSSFNPD, encoded by the coding sequence ATGTCTGACACAGGACCACGGCGGCGCATCCGGGCCCAGGTTTCGCTGCGTGATCCGGCCACAATGCGCTTTATCCTCGACGCACCGGTCCAGCAAGGGCGCGCGGCCAGCTTTGATGCGCCGACGGATGAGGCCCCTTTGGCGCGGGATCTATTCACAATTGACGGTGTGATGCATGTGCAGGTGACGGGCGAGACGATCCTTGTGACGCGCGCAACCGGCCACGACTGGCAGGTGCTCAAAGGTCCCATCGCCGCAGCGATCCGCACGGTTCTGGACAGCACCGACCAGCCACTCGGAGACGGAGCGGCGACACCAGCCACTGCAAAACGCGACGCCGAGCTTTTGTCCTCAATCACTAAATTGCTCGACGCCAAGACAAACCCTTCGATTGCCAGTCATGGCGGCCACGTCAGCGCAGAGAGCGTGGAGAACGGCACCGTTTATCTACGTATGTCCGGCGGCTGCCAGGGCTGCGCCTCTTCGGCGGTGACGCTGCGCCAAGGTGTCGAGACGATGTTGCGCGCCGCCTTGCCGGCAATCCGCGAGATTGTGGATGTGACCGATCACGCCAGCGGGCAGAGACCGTATTACCGAGGCACATTGGGGCAAAGCCCACTCTTTAAGCGCCCGGTTCCCCCCGATGTTTTTTCCTGGGAGGGAGATCAGGTGAGGATCGCCCCGAGCTATCTTGCACCGCGTCTCGGGCTGAAAGCAGAAGATTTGCAGGCCGGTTTTTCGCGCGGCGAGATTGTCATCGAAACCGGCCCTGGCCCCCAACCGGAGGCGACTCGAGTAGTTGTTCGCAGCGCTCAGAGGGCATGGGCGGCCGACATTGCGCCCGACGGCACCGCACAAGAAGTTCCGCCGCCACGACAGCCATCGGCAGCAGGACGCACGCCGTCTCTGCCTGATCGGGTGCGGGCCTACCTTGAGGACCTGTCGATCGAGGAGGTGCCAATTGCTTATGGGCGTCTGGCACGCAAATTGGGGATGTTCGCGCCGGGCTCGATCCGCAAGATCACTGACGCGCTGGAGGTCACAATGCGCGAGGATTGCGAGGCAGGCAGGCCGTTTGTCGCGGCGCGTGTCGTAGGCCGTGGCCCTGAACGGCTCCCCGGCAATGGGTTCTTTGACCTAGCTGACGCTCTGGGGCGGGGGCCGCATTCTGGTGAGACGAAACAGGCCTGTTATCACAGGCTGCTGACGAGCAGCTTTAATCCGGATTGA
- a CDS encoding alpha-ketoacid dehydrogenase subunit beta produces the protein MARMTMIQAIRDGMDVAMGRDETVVVYGEDVGYFGGVFRATQGLQEKYGRHRCFDAPISESGIVGTAIGMAANGMRPCVEIQFADYMYPAYDQITQEAARIRYRSNGDFTCPMVIRMPTGGGIFGGQTHSQSPEALFTHVAGLKVVVPCNPYDAKGLLIAAIEDPDPVIFLEPKRLYNGPFDGHYERPVTGWGKHPDGEVPEGHYTVPLGQARVMRVGRDVTILAYGTMVHVALAAAEDTGIDAEVIDLRTLLPYDLEAITDSVRKTGRCVIVHEATLTSGFGGELAALVAEHCFYHLEAPIRRVAGWDTPYPHAQEWDYFPGPARVGDALKQTMEA, from the coding sequence GTGGCACGCATGACGATGATCCAGGCTATCCGTGACGGGATGGATGTGGCGATGGGCCGGGACGAAACGGTCGTGGTTTACGGCGAAGATGTGGGCTATTTCGGCGGCGTCTTCCGTGCCACGCAGGGCTTGCAGGAGAAATACGGCCGCCACCGTTGTTTTGATGCCCCGATTAGCGAGAGCGGCATCGTCGGTACTGCCATCGGCATGGCGGCCAACGGGATGCGCCCCTGCGTAGAGATCCAGTTCGCTGATTACATGTATCCCGCCTATGACCAGATCACCCAGGAAGCGGCGCGCATCCGCTATCGCTCGAACGGGGATTTTACCTGCCCGATGGTCATTCGTATGCCGACGGGTGGCGGTATCTTTGGTGGGCAGACCCACAGCCAAAGTCCGGAGGCGCTGTTCACTCATGTCGCAGGACTCAAAGTCGTAGTGCCTTGTAACCCTTATGACGCGAAGGGATTGTTGATTGCTGCGATCGAAGATCCCGATCCGGTGATATTTCTCGAACCCAAGCGCCTCTATAACGGGCCATTTGACGGGCATTATGAACGCCCCGTAACCGGGTGGGGCAAACATCCTGACGGCGAAGTGCCCGAAGGACATTACACAGTGCCGCTGGGACAGGCCCGAGTCATGCGCGTGGGGCGCGATGTGACCATTCTGGCTTATGGCACCATGGTGCATGTGGCCCTGGCCGCCGCCGAAGATACTGGCATCGACGCCGAAGTGATCGATCTGCGCACGTTGCTGCCCTACGATCTGGAGGCGATCACGGACTCGGTGCGCAAGACTGGGCGCTGTGTCATCGTGCATGAGGCGACGCTGACCTCGGGGTTTGGTGGGGAACTGGCGGCTCTGGTCGCTGAGCATTGCTTTTACCATCTCGAAGCGCCGATCCGTCGCGTGGCAGGCTGGGATACGCCTTATCCGCATGCCCAGGAGTGGGATTACTTTCCCGGCCCCGCCCGTGTCGGCGATGCCCTCAAACAGACGATGGAGGCCTGA
- a CDS encoding DUF488 domain-containing protein: MQCGYRTIGHSNRSLATFADILHQAGVQSVADVRSFPHSRNYPAFNIESLPDQLNTYQIGYRHFPDLGGRRNIQQDVPDSFNAFWHNRSFQNYADYALSEPFRRAYANLLALGSHRRVAIMCAEAVWWRCHRRIITDYLLLDGLEVFHLMGPGRQDPARLTPGAKRRPDGTVVYPPVTTSAEEHS, encoded by the coding sequence ATGCAGTGTGGGTACCGCACAATCGGGCATTCGAACCGCAGTCTTGCCACGTTCGCCGACATTCTACATCAGGCGGGGGTGCAGTCCGTCGCCGATGTACGCAGCTTTCCACATTCGCGAAACTACCCGGCCTTCAATATCGAAAGTCTTCCCGATCAGCTGAACACCTATCAGATCGGCTACCGCCACTTTCCCGATCTTGGCGGGCGGCGCAATATACAGCAGGATGTGCCAGACTCGTTCAACGCCTTCTGGCACAACCGTAGCTTTCAGAACTACGCCGATTACGCTCTGTCCGAACCTTTCCGACGCGCCTATGCCAACCTGCTTGCGCTTGGCAGCCACCGTCGCGTCGCGATTATGTGCGCCGAAGCCGTCTGGTGGCGCTGTCATAGGCGCATCATCACCGACTATCTCCTGCTGGATGGGCTCGAGGTGTTTCACCTGATGGGGCCAGGCCGCCAAGACCCGGCAAGGCTAACGCCCGGTGCCAAACGGCGGCCCGATGGCACCGTGGTCTACCCGCCGGTGACCACCAGCGCAGAGGAGCATAGCTGA
- a CDS encoding 2-oxo acid dehydrogenase subunit E2, with protein sequence MGQHTIKVPDVGEGIAEVELAEWNVAVGDLVREDQILAAVMTDKATVEIPSPADGKVLWLGSAPGDKMAVGAPLIRLEVAGEGNTETTPEDSTPEVAPKPRVEAPDTVESQAPERPVSAVSSPDTGGAHLPRPEGEKPMASPSVRARARESGIDLRRVAGSGPAGRITHEDLDRLSVAPDLVGQTASYQRNTSVEQIKVIGLRRRIAEKMAEASARVAPITYVEEVDMTALEELRASLNRERKEEQPKLTLLPFLMRAMVRAIAAQPRLNAHYDDEAGIIKQSGGVHIGIAAQTDAGLMVPVVRHAEARDLWSCAAELNRVSEAAKAGSAARDELTGSTITITSLGALGGIMSTPIVNRPEVAIVGVNKMVIRPVWDGSGFTPRKMMNLSSSFDHRVIDGWDAAVFVQKIKTLLETPALMFVEG encoded by the coding sequence ATGGGCCAGCATACGATAAAGGTGCCGGATGTCGGCGAGGGTATCGCCGAGGTGGAACTGGCGGAATGGAACGTCGCGGTTGGCGATCTGGTGCGCGAGGATCAGATACTGGCGGCGGTGATGACGGATAAGGCGACGGTCGAGATACCATCGCCCGCCGATGGCAAGGTGCTTTGGCTGGGGTCTGCCCCCGGCGACAAGATGGCTGTCGGCGCCCCCCTTATCCGGCTGGAAGTGGCGGGCGAGGGTAATACCGAAACCACGCCGGAAGACTCCACGCCCGAGGTTGCACCCAAGCCGCGTGTTGAGGCGCCTGATACAGTCGAATCCCAAGCGCCGGAGCGCCCGGTTTCCGCTGTCTCGTCACCCGACACGGGTGGCGCTCATCTGCCACGTCCCGAGGGAGAAAAGCCGATGGCGTCGCCATCGGTGCGGGCGCGGGCACGCGAGTCGGGCATTGATCTGCGTCGCGTCGCCGGCAGCGGCCCGGCCGGGCGGATTACCCATGAGGACCTTGACCGGTTGTCAGTCGCTCCCGATCTGGTGGGGCAGACAGCGAGCTATCAGCGCAATACGTCGGTCGAACAGATTAAGGTGATCGGGTTGCGTCGCAGAATTGCGGAAAAAATGGCCGAGGCCTCCGCAAGGGTTGCTCCGATCACCTATGTCGAAGAAGTCGACATGACCGCGCTGGAAGAGCTGCGCGCTAGCCTCAACAGGGAGCGGAAGGAGGAGCAGCCAAAACTGACGCTGCTGCCGTTCCTTATGCGGGCGATGGTGCGGGCGATTGCCGCACAGCCGCGTTTGAATGCGCATTACGACGACGAAGCGGGCATCATCAAGCAAAGTGGCGGCGTGCATATTGGCATCGCGGCCCAGACTGACGCCGGGCTGATGGTGCCGGTCGTGCGTCATGCCGAGGCGCGTGATCTCTGGAGCTGTGCTGCGGAACTCAACCGCGTCAGCGAGGCGGCCAAGGCGGGCAGTGCCGCGCGCGACGAACTCACCGGCTCGACGATTACCATCACCTCGTTGGGTGCGCTGGGCGGGATCATGAGCACACCGATCGTCAACCGCCCCGAAGTGGCGATTGTCGGCGTCAACAAGATGGTCATTCGCCCCGTCTGGGATGGCAGCGGATTTACGCCGCGCAAGATGATGAACCTTTCGTCGAGCTTTGATCACCGGGTGATTGATGGCTGGGATGCGGCGGTGTTTGTGCAGAAGATCAAGACGCTGCTGGAGACCCCGGCGCTAATGTTTGTCGAGGGATGA
- a CDS encoding cytochrome c oxidase subunit 1: protein MHETTVNQGYNERGFFIRWFMSTNHKDIGILYLFTSGAIGVAAALLSVFMRLELMDPGVQYLCLEGMRFWPSAAECTPNGHLWNIMITYHGLLMMFFVVIPALFGGFGNYFLPLMIGAPDMAFPRLNNLSYWLFIAGATLAFASFFAPGGDGSHGAGVGWTLYAPLSVLDGGMSMDLAIFAIHLSGASSILGAINMITTFLNMRAPGMSLFKVPLFAWSVFVTAWMLLMAVPVLAGAVTMLLTDRNFATTFFDPSGGGDPMLYQHLFWFFGHPEVYIVVLPGFGIISHVAATFSKKPIFGYLPMVWALITIGAVGFLVWAHHMFTSGMSISQQSFFQIASVTIAVPTGIKIFSWLATMWGGSVELKTPMLFVIGFIFLFTMGGVTGVVIAQASVDRAYHDTYYVVAHFHYVMSLGAIFALIAGVYYWLAKMSGRQYPEWAGKLHFWMFFIGANLTFFPQHFLGRQGMPRRYVDYPEAFAYWNEVSSWGALLSFTSLLLFIGIVFYTLLAGKRETRANYWNEYADTLEWTLPTPVPEHTFEQLPQPEDWDLRPAE from the coding sequence ATGCACGAAACAACAGTGAACCAGGGCTACAACGAACGTGGTTTCTTCATCAGATGGTTCATGTCGACGAACCACAAGGATATCGGAATCCTCTATCTGTTCACCTCTGGGGCCATCGGGGTGGCTGCGGCGTTGCTGTCGGTCTTCATGCGCCTCGAACTGATGGATCCGGGCGTGCAATATCTCTGCCTGGAAGGCATGCGCTTTTGGCCGTCGGCCGCGGAGTGCACGCCCAACGGGCACCTGTGGAACATCATGATCACCTATCACGGCTTGCTGATGATGTTCTTCGTGGTGATCCCGGCGTTGTTCGGCGGCTTTGGCAACTATTTCCTGCCGTTGATGATCGGCGCGCCCGACATGGCATTTCCGCGGCTCAACAATCTCAGTTATTGGCTGTTCATCGCCGGGGCGACGCTTGCTTTCGCCTCGTTTTTTGCACCCGGCGGTGATGGCTCGCACGGGGCCGGGGTCGGCTGGACACTCTATGCGCCGCTTTCGGTGCTGGATGGCGGCATGTCGATGGATCTGGCGATCTTTGCGATCCATCTATCGGGAGCCAGTTCGATCCTCGGCGCGATCAATATGATCACCACCTTCCTCAATATGCGCGCACCTGGCATGAGCCTGTTCAAGGTGCCGCTGTTTGCCTGGTCGGTCTTTGTCACCGCTTGGATGCTTCTTATGGCCGTGCCGGTGCTGGCCGGTGCTGTCACCATGCTGCTGACCGACCGCAACTTTGCAACCACCTTCTTTGACCCCTCGGGCGGCGGCGATCCGATGCTTTATCAGCATCTGTTCTGGTTTTTCGGCCACCCGGAGGTCTATATCGTCGTGTTGCCCGGTTTTGGCATTATCAGCCACGTGGCCGCGACCTTCTCCAAGAAACCGATCTTCGGCTATCTGCCGATGGTTTGGGCGCTGATAACCATCGGTGCAGTGGGTTTTCTGGTTTGGGCGCATCACATGTTCACCTCTGGCATGTCGATCTCCCAGCAGAGCTTTTTCCAGATTGCCTCGGTCACGATTGCGGTGCCGACGGGCATTAAGATATTCTCGTGGCTGGCAACGATGTGGGGCGGGTCAGTCGAGCTCAAGACGCCGATGCTTTTTGTCATCGGGTTCATTTTTCTGTTCACCATGGGCGGTGTAACCGGCGTTGTCATAGCACAGGCCAGCGTAGACCGGGCCTACCACGATACCTATTATGTGGTGGCGCATTTCCACTACGTGATGAGTTTGGGAGCAATTTTCGCGCTGATCGCCGGGGTGTATTACTGGCTGGCCAAGATGTCGGGGCGACAATACCCGGAATGGGCCGGCAAGCTGCATTTCTGGATGTTCTTCATCGGTGCCAACCTGACGTTCTTTCCCCAGCATTTTCTTGGCCGTCAGGGCATGCCGCGGCGCTATGTCGACTATCCGGAAGCTTTTGCCTATTGGAACGAGGTGTCGAGCTGGGGCGCGCTCTTGTCTTTCACGTCACTGCTCTTATTCATCGGAATCGTGTTTTACACCCTGCTGGCGGGCAAGCGCGAGACCCGGGCGAATTACTGGAATGAATACGCAGATACGCTGGAATGGACGCTGCCGACGCCGGTGCCGGAACATACCTTCGAGCAGTTGCCTCAACCGGAAGATTGGGACCTGCGGCCCGCTGAATGA
- a CDS encoding DUF6522 family protein, with protein MLRIALPADRTVIDMAAVANAFGISVKDLQDGIHIGTISRWFEVGEGSEDNKPQRILASEELGIRVDVDEYGNVRSARKIDNNLGKNHA; from the coding sequence ATGTTGAGAATTGCACTTCCGGCTGACAGGACGGTGATTGATATGGCAGCCGTTGCCAATGCTTTTGGCATTAGCGTCAAAGATCTGCAGGATGGAATACATATCGGCACCATCAGCCGATGGTTCGAAGTGGGTGAAGGCAGTGAGGATAACAAGCCTCAGCGGATTTTGGCCTCAGAAGAACTCGGAATTCGAGTCGATGTGGATGAATACGGCAACGTGCGATCCGCCCGCAAAATTGACAATAACTTGGGAAAAAATCATGCCTGA
- a CDS encoding DUF2945 domain-containing protein, with protein MTNFKMGDHVKWNSEAGYVTGEITKIHTSDFDYKGHKRRASKDDPQYEIASDKTDHIAAHKGSALTKIK; from the coding sequence ATGACCAATTTCAAGATGGGTGATCATGTCAAATGGAATTCCGAAGCCGGATACGTGACGGGCGAAATCACCAAGATCCACACCAGCGATTTCGACTACAAGGGCCACAAGCGGCGCGCGTCGAAAGATGATCCACAATACGAGATCGCAAGCGACAAAACCGACCATATAGCCGCCCACAAGGGAAGCGCGCTCACGAAGATCAAGTGA
- a CDS encoding FAD-binding oxidoreductase, whose amino-acid sequence MKHHLSLKQIEPVTHDTYHLVFDRPDEFDYSPGQGVELFVLKDGWKDEGRPFTPVSLPSEPNLEFVIKSYPEHHGVTEQISKLRPGADLEMKGPFGAISDQGPGVFIAGGAGVTPMIAVLRKRLQDHGTLEGSTLVFANKSEADIIWRDKFETMTGLTTAFVVDEPGASVPQQRLDRNYLRQFVSDDSRCYLCGPPPMMDAIRDALHDLGVPDDRIIEEEF is encoded by the coding sequence ATGAAACATCACTTGTCCCTTAAACAGATCGAGCCTGTCACCCATGACACCTATCATCTGGTTTTCGACCGCCCCGACGAGTTTGACTATTCACCCGGTCAGGGCGTCGAACTATTTGTCCTCAAGGACGGCTGGAAGGATGAAGGCCGCCCCTTCACACCGGTTTCATTGCCGAGTGAACCGAACCTGGAATTTGTCATCAAATCCTACCCCGAGCATCACGGCGTCACTGAGCAGATCAGCAAGTTGCGGCCGGGCGCCGACCTGGAAATGAAAGGCCCGTTCGGCGCCATCTCGGATCAGGGGCCGGGAGTATTTATTGCCGGTGGCGCCGGTGTCACACCAATGATCGCGGTGCTGCGCAAGCGACTGCAAGATCACGGCACGCTTGAAGGATCCACGCTGGTATTTGCCAACAAGTCCGAGGCCGACATCATCTGGCGCGACAAGTTCGAGACGATGACGGGTCTGACCACTGCCTTCGTGGTTGACGAACCCGGTGCCAGTGTGCCGCAGCAAAGGCTCGATCGCAATTATCTGCGCCAATTCGTAAGCGACGATAGCCGTTGCTATCTCTGCGGCCCGCCGCCGATGATGGATGCAATCCGCGATGCACTGCATGATCTGGGCGTTCCGGATGATCGGATCATCGAAGAGGAATTCTGA
- a CDS encoding 3-methyl-2-oxobutanoate dehydrogenase (2-methylpropanoyl-transferring) subunit alpha, giving the protein MPTPLSLHVPEPEVRPGGVPDFTKVHIAPAGEVDCPPVDVDPSEIRDMAFSIIRVLNREGEAVGPWAGSLSDEQLVEGLRHMMLLRALDARMIIAQRQGKTSFYIQHLGEEAVSTAFRKVLKKGDMNFATYRQAGLLIADGYPLETMINQIYANSEDPLKGRQLPTLYSVREQGFFTLSGNLATQFPQAVGWAMASAIKGETNIAAGWIGDGSTAESDFHAALVFASTFKAPVVLNVVNNQWAISTFQGIARGGVGTFAARGLGYGIPSLRVDGNDYLAVHAVGQWAAERARRNLGPTLIEYVTYRAGAHSTSDDPSAYRPKEESAAWPLGDPVIRLKAHLIVRGVWSEDRHAQLEAEMLDTVIAAQKAAETHGTMHSDNRPSARDMFEGVYAEMPPHLRRQRQESGV; this is encoded by the coding sequence ATGCCCACACCACTCAGCCTGCATGTCCCCGAACCGGAGGTTCGCCCTGGTGGGGTTCCGGATTTCACCAAGGTGCATATCGCGCCAGCCGGAGAGGTGGACTGCCCACCCGTCGACGTCGATCCGAGCGAAATCAGGGACATGGCGTTTTCCATCATCCGCGTTCTGAACCGCGAGGGTGAGGCGGTTGGTCCCTGGGCGGGCTCGCTGAGCGATGAGCAACTGGTCGAGGGGCTTCGCCACATGATGCTGCTGCGCGCATTGGATGCCCGGATGATCATTGCGCAGCGGCAGGGCAAGACATCATTCTATATCCAGCATCTGGGCGAAGAGGCTGTCAGCACTGCTTTTCGCAAGGTTCTCAAAAAGGGCGATATGAATTTCGCCACCTACCGGCAGGCAGGTCTACTCATCGCGGATGGTTATCCGCTGGAGACCATGATCAACCAGATTTATGCCAATTCCGAAGATCCGCTCAAGGGGCGGCAATTGCCGACACTCTATTCGGTGCGCGAACAGGGGTTCTTTACCCTGTCGGGCAATCTGGCGACCCAGTTTCCGCAGGCAGTTGGCTGGGCCATGGCCTCGGCAATCAAGGGGGAGACAAACATCGCCGCGGGTTGGATCGGTGATGGATCAACCGCCGAGAGCGATTTTCATGCAGCACTGGTATTTGCCTCGACGTTCAAGGCGCCGGTGGTGCTGAACGTGGTCAACAATCAGTGGGCGATCTCGACCTTTCAGGGCATTGCGCGCGGCGGGGTTGGCACATTTGCCGCCCGTGGTCTGGGCTATGGCATCCCTTCGCTCAGGGTGGATGGTAATGACTATCTGGCGGTTCACGCGGTAGGGCAGTGGGCAGCAGAGAGAGCGCGCCGCAATCTCGGCCCGACGCTGATCGAGTATGTGACCTATCGCGCCGGCGCGCATTCCACCTCGGATGACCCAAGTGCCTATCGCCCGAAAGAGGAATCCGCCGCCTGGCCGCTTGGTGACCCGGTGATCCGGCTCAAGGCGCATCTGATCGTCAGAGGGGTGTGGAGTGAGGACCGCCATGCCCAGCTTGAGGCGGAAATGCTCGACACGGTGATCGCCGCGCAAAAGGCTGCCGAAACGCATGGCACGATGCATTCAGACAACCGCCCCTCGGCGCGCGATATGTTCGAAGGGGTCTATGCCGAGATGCCGCCACACCTACGGCGACAACGCCAGGAATCGGGGGTGTAG
- a CDS encoding P-loop NTPase has translation MPDQLDSTNTDATAPRRESVSDGSRSGPHGNLGRMIAIASGKGGVGKSTVTANLAVMLAQRGLRIGLVDADLYGPSIPGMLGILADKPPAMTPEKKVIPAEAHGVKVISMGMLTGDDEPAILRGPMVTKYLRMFITQVEWGELDILLLDLPPGTGDTQLTLAQAFPLTGAVVVSTPQDVSLKIARRGLRMLEKVNVPILGIIENMSGFTCPSCGEVTHIFHKGGGELIADSLAVPYLGAIPLDPAIVDGGDSGVPLVATATDSPAARAYAAIADVLIGGTGQDAGLQVPFDWNIATGAGHPAPAPEGTATDRPLALDYDATGLTIRWSDTVQKIDPRDLRLSCRCAVCRDEVSGRPLLNPDTLPLDVAPTRIWSVGNYALGVAFSDGHNSGIYSYPALREIESAEVEDV, from the coding sequence ATGCCTGATCAACTAGACTCGACCAATACCGATGCAACCGCACCGCGCCGCGAATCCGTATCGGACGGGTCGCGCTCCGGGCCCCATGGGAATCTGGGACGTATGATAGCGATCGCAAGCGGCAAGGGCGGGGTGGGCAAGTCCACAGTTACTGCCAACCTTGCGGTGATGCTGGCTCAACGCGGCCTGCGCATCGGGCTGGTGGATGCCGATCTCTACGGCCCCTCGATTCCTGGCATGCTTGGCATCCTTGCCGACAAGCCTCCGGCGATGACGCCCGAAAAAAAGGTAATTCCCGCCGAGGCGCACGGGGTCAAGGTGATCTCGATGGGAATGCTCACCGGCGATGATGAACCGGCAATCCTGCGGGGCCCGATGGTGACAAAATATCTGCGGATGTTCATCACGCAGGTGGAATGGGGCGAGTTGGATATCCTGCTGCTCGATCTGCCGCCGGGCACAGGCGATACGCAACTGACGCTGGCGCAGGCGTTTCCTTTGACTGGTGCCGTCGTTGTTTCCACGCCCCAAGATGTCAGCCTCAAGATCGCGCGGCGCGGATTGCGGATGCTGGAAAAAGTAAACGTGCCAATCCTCGGGATTATCGAAAACATGAGCGGCTTTACCTGCCCTTCCTGCGGCGAGGTCACGCATATTTTCCATAAAGGCGGGGGCGAGCTTATCGCAGACAGTCTCGCTGTACCCTATCTTGGCGCCATTCCTCTTGATCCGGCGATTGTCGATGGTGGTGACAGCGGCGTGCCGTTGGTGGCGACCGCGACAGACAGCCCGGCGGCTCGGGCTTACGCCGCTATTGCCGATGTGCTGATCGGAGGTACGGGACAAGACGCCGGTTTGCAGGTGCCGTTCGACTGGAACATCGCGACGGGAGCCGGTCATCCTGCACCAGCACCGGAAGGCACCGCGACGGACCGGCCGCTGGCATTGGATTATGACGCTACGGGCCTGACGATAAGATGGTCCGATACGGTCCAGAAGATCGACCCGCGTGACCTGCGATTGTCCTGCCGTTGCGCGGTTTGCCGCGATGAAGTGAGCGGCAGGCCGCTTCTGAACCCGGACACACTTCCACTGGATGTGGCCCCGACCAGGATCTGGAGCGTCGGCAACTATGCGCTCGGTGTGGCCTTTAGCGATGGGCATAATTCGGGGATTTATAGCTATCCCGCGCTGCGCGAGATCGAAAGCGCCGAGGTCGAGGATGTCTGA